A single genomic interval of Lathyrus oleraceus cultivar Zhongwan6 chromosome 7, CAAS_Psat_ZW6_1.0, whole genome shotgun sequence harbors:
- the LOC127105816 gene encoding peptidyl-tRNA hydrolase, chloroplastic: MMNVATCSMLRFHFPIWNFTKPIISTRFNMRLLSVRNSSASSIATTATEPSKSKQNEPWLIVGLGNPGKKYAATRHNVGFEMVDAIAEAEGISMSSVSFKALFGKGFIGDVPVLLAKPQTFMNASGESVGAIVSYYKIPLKQVIVIFDDMDLPFAKLRLLPKGGHGGHNGMKSVINHLKGNSGFPRLRIGIGRPPGKMDPVSFVLRQFTKQEREELNFTLQHGLEAMRIILLEGFDKGAKFVNTAKKIEQIG; this comes from the exons ATGATGAACGTTGCAACTTGTTCGATGTTACGGTTCCATTTTCCAATCTGGAACTTCACAAAACCCATAATCTCTACGCGTTTCAATATGCGTTTGTTATCTGTTCGAAATTCCTCCGCTTCATCCATAGCCACCACCGCCACTGAACCCTCAAAGTCGAAGCAGAATGAACCCTGGTTAATCGTCGGCCTCGGTAATCCCGGTAAAAAGTACGCTGCTACGCGCCACAAT GTGGGATTTGAGATGGTTGATGCTATTGCTGAAGCTGAAGGGATTTCTATGAGTAGCGTTTCCTTCAAAGCTCTATTTGGAAAAG GTTTTATAGGCGATGTACCAGTGTTACTTGCAAAACCACAGACTTTTATGAATGCAAGTGGTGAATCT GTTGGGGCCATAGTTTCTTATTACAAGATCCCATTGAAGCAAGTAATTGTG ATCTTTGACGACATGGATTTGCCTTTTGCTAAACTGCGGCTTCTACCAAAGGGTGGACATGGAGGTCACAATGG AATGAAAAGTGTTATTAATCACTTAAAAGGGAACTCTGGTTTTCCTCGCTTAAGAATTG GTATTGGACGACCTCCAGGGAAAATGGATCCTGTGTCATTCGTTCTTCGACAATTCACTAAACAGGAAAGGGAAGAA CTGAATTTTACCTTACAACATGGATTAGAAGCCATGCGGATAATTTTGTTGGAGGGATTTGATAAAGGCGCAAAATTTGTTAATACTGCCAAAAAGATTGAGCAAATAGGCTGA